In Deinococcus puniceus, one genomic interval encodes:
- a CDS encoding Clp protease N-terminal domain-containing protein produces MNRYDDQARLVFHYAREEGHALGHHQVGPEHLLLGLLRTGGGAREVLEGLGAGLEPLRVLVQATYPNAPQSLNDAPSITPSARQVMETATEEARRLGSVVTSTPHILLGLLALDSPSLRAILARIHLDLNLIRARAEAVPVAQEQAPPGQRETELKEMGRQSLQDALNNGGVSPGGIPPVDLVGIVLTVGDSSLQAPFEELLARWLIHDPLPEEERAAVLHALIAGAWKME; encoded by the coding sequence GTGAACCGTTACGACGATCAGGCCCGCTTGGTGTTCCACTATGCACGGGAAGAAGGCCACGCTTTGGGACACCATCAGGTGGGGCCGGAGCATCTGCTGTTGGGGCTGTTGCGAACCGGGGGCGGCGCACGCGAGGTGTTGGAAGGCTTGGGCGCAGGGCTGGAGCCGCTGCGGGTGCTGGTGCAGGCCACGTATCCAAACGCTCCCCAGTCACTCAACGACGCGCCCAGCATCACCCCGTCGGCGCGGCAGGTGATGGAAACGGCCACGGAAGAAGCGCGGCGGTTGGGGTCTGTCGTCACATCTACCCCGCATATTTTGCTGGGACTACTGGCGCTGGATTCGCCGTCACTCCGGGCCATTCTCGCTCGTATCCATCTTGATCTGAACTTGATCCGGGCGCGGGCTGAGGCTGTGCCTGTTGCTCAGGAGCAAGCGCCGCCCGGTCAGCGGGAAACCGAGTTGAAAGAGATGGGGAGACAATCGCTGCAAGACGCATTGAACAACGGCGGCGTGTCACCCGGCGGTATTCCCCCAGTAGACCTCGTGGGCATAGTGTTGACCGTTGGAGACAGCAGCCTACAAGCGCCCTTTGAGGAACTTCTGGCCCGCTGGCTAATTCACGATCCTTTGCCCGAAGAAGAACGCGCCGCTGTGCTGCACGCGCTCATTGCCGGAGCTTGGAAAATGGAGTAG